The following nucleotide sequence is from Streptomyces sp. HUAS CB01.
GCCCGAACCGGACGTCAACCGACCACCGCACGACCCACACCCGCCCGAACCGGACCTCACCTCTCCACCGGGCGACGGCGATTCGTCGCCGGCCGCTTCAGCCCGTTTCCGGGGGGAGCCGAAATCCCCGGCCGTGACCGTCGCTTCGGCGTCGCGGCGGCTGTCGCGCGTCCGGGTACTCAGCCCGCCGTCGTCGCCGCGGCCTCGCCCCGGGGGCCGGGCGACACCGCGGCTGCCGCGCCGAGGAGACCCGCGTCGGTGCCCGTCAGGGCCGGCGCCACCACGAGGCCCCGGACGAAGGAGAGCGTGGCGTAGTCCCGCAGCGCGCGGCGCAGGGGGGCGAGGAGGACCTCGCCCGCACCCACCACTCCCCCGCCGATCACGGCGATACGGATCTCGACGAGCGTCGCGGTCGCGGCGATCCCCGCGGCCAGGGCCTGCGCGGCGCGCTCGAAGGAGGCGCGGGCGACCGGGTCGCCCGCGGCGGCGGCCGCGGCGACCGCGGCCGCGGAGGCGTCGCCGTCCGGGCCGGGGCGCCAGCCGCCCTCGAGGGCCCGCCGGGCGATGTTCGGGCCGCTCGCGATCCGCTCCACGCAGCCGCGCCCCCCGCACGGGCAGAGGTCGCCGTCGAGCTCCACGCTGATGTGGCCGATGTGGCCGGCGTTCCCGGTGGGCCCCGGGTGCAGCTTGCCGCCGAGCACGAGTCCGCCGCCGACGCCGGTGGACACGACCATGCACAGGGCGTCGTCGTATCCGCGGGCGGCGCCCTGCCAGTGCTCGGCCGCGGTCATGGCGACACCGTCGCCGACCAGTTCCACCGGCAGCCCGCCGGTGGCCGTTCGCACTCGGTCCACCAGCGGGAATCCGCGCCAGCCGGGGACGTTCACCGGGCTGACGGTGCCGGCGGCAGCGTCCACCGGACCCGCGCTGCCAATGCCCACCGCGGTGACGTGCAGCCACAGCGGCGAGGCGCAGAGCTCGCCGAGGACCGAAGCGACCGCGCGCATCACCGTCTCGCCGTCCTCCCGCGCCGGCGTCGGCCGCTGCGCCCGTACGAGGATCCTGCCGCTGCCGTCCACCAGCGCACCGGCGATCTTGGTACCGCCGATGTCGAGCGCGGCGACGAGGTCGTTATGCATCGGTGTGCGATCTCCCGGGGACGGAACAGCGGCTTCTCCGACCAGTCTCCATTCCCCTGACAACGTTGTCCAGGGCCTATGCTCGACGCCACAGCCTCGCACAGCCCCGGAGCGGGCCGCAGCAACACCCGCCAGGTGCCCGGACGGGCACTCCCGACGACGACAGGACAGCGCATCGTGGCCGAGTTCGCCCGCCGCACCGACACCCGCTACGGCAACCGGCCCACCATGAAGGACGTGGCCGCGCGCGCCGGAGTCGGGCTGAAGACGGTATCGCGGGTGGTCAACGGCGAGCCGGGCGTCACCCCGGACACCGAGCGCCGGGTGCAGGAGGCCATCGAGGCGCTGGGTTTCCGCCGCAACGACAGCGCGCGTGTCCTGCGAAAGGGCCGTACGGCGTCAATCGGGCTGGTCCTGGAGGATCTGGCCGACCCCTTCTACGGACCGCTGAGCCGGGCCGTCGAGGAGGTGGCCCGGGCACACGGCGCCCTGCTGATCAACGGCTCCAGCGCGGAGGACCCCGACCGCGAGCAGGAACTGGTGCTCGCGCTGTGCGCCCGCAGGGTGGACGGGCTGATCGTGATCCCCGCCGGTCACGACCACCGCTATCTGGAGCCCGAGATCAAGGCGGGCGTGGCGACGGTGTTCGTGGACCGTCCTGCGGGCCGGATCGACGCGGACGTCGTGCTCTCCGACAGCTTCGGCGGCGCCCGGGAGGGCGTCGCGCATCTGATCGCGCACGGCCACCGGAGGATCGGGTTCATCGGCGACCAGCCGCGCATCCACACGGCCGTGGAGCGACTGCGCGGCTACCGGGCCGCGATGGAGGACGCCGGACTGCCGGTGGACGAGCGCTGGGTGGCGCTGGGTTCGACGGACCCCGCGCGGGTCACGGCGGCCACGGAGGAGATGCTGTCCGGTCCCGAGCCGGTCACCGCCGTCTTCGCGGGCAACAACCGGGTGACGGTCACGGCGGTACGGCTGCTGGCGGGGCGGGACACCCCGGTCGCGCTGGTCGGGTTCGACGACATCGAACTCGCCGATCTGCTGGGCATCACGGTGATCGCCCAGGACGCCGCCGCGCTCGGCCGCACGGCCGCCGAACGGCTCTTCCGCCGGCTGGACGGGGTGTCGGAGGCGCCGGCCCGCGTCGAACTGACGACCAGGCTCCTGGCCCGCGGCTCGGGCGAGGTGCCTCCGCCCGGCGTCTGAGCGCGTGCGCGTGTGCGCGCGTGTACGTATGTGCACGTGTACGTATGCGCCGTGCGCGTGTGCCCGTGGGCGTGTGCGCGTGTGCCTGTGCGCGTCTGCAGGCGGTTGTAGGCGGCGCGTGCTCGGCGGCTGCCCGGAATGCATGACCGGACGTCCACCGGGGCGGGGTGCGTTCCGGCACGGGACGGCGCGCCGGAGGTGCGGGCCTCCTCGCTTTCACGTTTCCGACGGCGAGCGGTGCGTCGGAACGGCCGCTGCGCGCGGGGCACTTCGTCGACGTCTTCCGCCCGCGGCCGATCCGCTGGCGCCGACACCCCTGACACCGCCCGTCCTTGGAGACCGCCGGGACCAACACCATTTGGCGTGCTCCCGCTTGCTCGACAGCAGGCCGGCCGGGCACCCCCGCGCGGCGCCCTACTGCGCGGTGGCCGTCAGATCGCCCCTTCGCGGCCGGGCGAACGCGTCGAGTTCGGCCCGGGTGAGGCCGGTGAGACGCGCGACCTCGGCGTCGTCGAGCGCACCGCAGTCCAGGCCGCGCAGCAGATAGCCGCTGAGCGCCTTCGCGGTGGCGGGCTCGTCCATGATGTCGCCCTCGGTCCGGGAGACGTACGCGGCGAGCCGCGCTGCCGCGGCCTCCATGCCCTCGCGGTAGAACGCGAACACGGCGGCGTAGCGGGTCGGGAGGTGGCCGGGGTGCATGTCCCAGCCCTGGTAGTACGCACGGGCCAGGGCACGGCGCGTCAGCCCGTAGTGGAGCCGCCAGGCCTCGTGGACGTGGTCGGTGCCGCCGACCGGCAGCACGTTGGTGGAGCCGTCCGAGACACGGACGCCGGTGCCGGCGGCGGCGACCTGCATGATCGCCTTGGCGTGGTCGGCGGCGGGGTGGTCGCTGGCCTGGTGGGCGGCGCTGACGCCGAGACAGGCGCTGTAGTCGAAGGTGCCGTAGTGCAGCCCGGTGGCGCGGCCCTCGGCGGCGTCGATCATGCGGGCGACGGTCGCGGTGCCGTCGGCGGCGAGGATGGCCTGGCTGGTCTCGATCTGGATCTCGAAGCCGATCCGTCCGGCGTCGAGTCCGTGCGTCCTCTCGAACGCCTCGAGGAGCCGGACGAAGGCCGTGACCTGCTGCGGGTAGGTCACCTTCGGCAAGGTGAGGACGAGCCCGCCGGGCAGGCCGCCGTGCTCCATCAGGCCGGTGAGGAAGACGTCGGTGGTGCGGATTCCCCGGTCGCGTACGGCGACCTCCATGCATTTCATGCGGATGCCCGTGTACGGCGCCGCAGTGCCGCCCGCGTACGCCTCGGAGACCAGCCGGGCGGCCCGGGCGGCGTCCGCGTCCTCGTCGCGGCCGTGGTAGCCGTCCTCGAAGTCGACGCGGAGGTCCTCCACGGGCTCGCGTTCCAGCTTGGCCCTCACACGGCTGTACACGGGCTCCGCGAGGTCGTCGGGAAGTCCGAGCACCCGGGCGAGGGTCGCGGCGTCCGGCGCGTGCTCGTCCAGCGCGGCGAGCGCCTGGTCGCCCCAGGAGCGGATGGTTCCGGCGTCGAACGCGTCACCGGGGACGTAGACGGTGTGGACGGGCTGGCGGGTGCCGGGGTCTCCCGGGTACCGGCGGGCGAGCTCGGCGTCCACCGGCGCGAGGGAGGCGCTGATGTCCTCGCTGACCGCGCCGGCGAGGCTCGTCGACACCTTCTCCTGCTGACCCATTCCGGCACCCTCCACACTCACGTCATTCCGCCTGACGGAATCAACACTCCGCATGGTGAAGCTATCGGGGTGACTGACCTGCGTCAATGGTCCCCCGGAACGCCGCGGGGCCGCGCGGTGGGTTCACCGCGCGGCCCCGGACGGGCGTGCTGCCGGACTCAGCCCTTGCGGGTCTTGATCTCGTCGGTCAGCTGGGGGACGACCTCGAACAGGTCGCCGACCACGCCGTAGTCGACCAGGTCGAAGATCGGGGCCTCGGGGTCCTTGTTGACCGCCACGATCGTCTTCGAGGTCTGCATGCCGGCCCGGTGCTGGATCGCTCCCGAGATGCCGGAGGCGATGTACAGCTGCGGGGAGACGCTCTTGCCGGTCTGGCCGACCTGGTTGGAGTGGGGGTACCAGCCGGCGTCCACGGCGGCGCGGGAGGCGCCGACGGCCGCGCCGAGCGAGTCGGCGAGCGCCTCGATCACCGAGAAGTTCTCGGCGCCGTTGACGCCGCGGCCGCCGGAGACCACGATCGCGGCCTCGGTCAGCTCGGGGCGGCCGGTCGACTCGCGCGGGGTGCGGGAGACGACCTTGGTGCCGGTCGCCTTGTCACCGAAGGTGACGTTCAGCGCCTCGACCGCACCGGCGGCCGGGGCGGCCTCCACGGGCGCCGAGTTCGGCTTCACCGTGATGACCGGGGTGCCCTTGGAGACACGGGACTTGGTGGT
It contains:
- a CDS encoding electron transfer flavoprotein subunit alpha/FixB family protein; protein product: MAEVLVYVDHVDGAVRKPTLELLTLARRVGEPVAVALGSGAEATAATLAEHGAVKVLTADAPEFADYLVVPKVDALQAAYEAVSAGGSLAAVLVPSSAEGKEIAARLAVRIGSGIITDAVDLEAGDEGPVATQSAFAAAFTTKSRVSKGTPVITVKPNSAPVEAAPAAGAVEALNVTFGDKATGTKVVSRTPRESTGRPELTEAAIVVSGGRGVNGAENFSVIEALADSLGAAVGASRAAVDAGWYPHSNQVGQTGKSVSPQLYIASGISGAIQHRAGMQTSKTIVAVNKDPEAPIFDLVDYGVVGDLFEVVPQLTDEIKTRKG
- a CDS encoding DUF6986 family protein, translated to MGQQEKVSTSLAGAVSEDISASLAPVDAELARRYPGDPGTRQPVHTVYVPGDAFDAGTIRSWGDQALAALDEHAPDAATLARVLGLPDDLAEPVYSRVRAKLEREPVEDLRVDFEDGYHGRDEDADAARAARLVSEAYAGGTAAPYTGIRMKCMEVAVRDRGIRTTDVFLTGLMEHGGLPGGLVLTLPKVTYPQQVTAFVRLLEAFERTHGLDAGRIGFEIQIETSQAILAADGTATVARMIDAAEGRATGLHYGTFDYSACLGVSAAHQASDHPAADHAKAIMQVAAAGTGVRVSDGSTNVLPVGGTDHVHEAWRLHYGLTRRALARAYYQGWDMHPGHLPTRYAAVFAFYREGMEAAAARLAAYVSRTEGDIMDEPATAKALSGYLLRGLDCGALDDAEVARLTGLTRAELDAFARPRRGDLTATAQ
- a CDS encoding LacI family DNA-binding transcriptional regulator, with amino-acid sequence MKDVAARAGVGLKTVSRVVNGEPGVTPDTERRVQEAIEALGFRRNDSARVLRKGRTASIGLVLEDLADPFYGPLSRAVEEVARAHGALLINGSSAEDPDREQELVLALCARRVDGLIVIPAGHDHRYLEPEIKAGVATVFVDRPAGRIDADVVLSDSFGGAREGVAHLIAHGHRRIGFIGDQPRIHTAVERLRGYRAAMEDAGLPVDERWVALGSTDPARVTAATEEMLSGPEPVTAVFAGNNRVTVTAVRLLAGRDTPVALVGFDDIELADLLGITVIAQDAAALGRTAAERLFRRLDGVSEAPARVELTTRLLARGSGEVPPPGV
- a CDS encoding ROK family protein yields the protein MHNDLVAALDIGGTKIAGALVDGSGRILVRAQRPTPAREDGETVMRAVASVLGELCASPLWLHVTAVGIGSAGPVDAAAGTVSPVNVPGWRGFPLVDRVRTATGGLPVELVGDGVAMTAAEHWQGAARGYDDALCMVVSTGVGGGLVLGGKLHPGPTGNAGHIGHISVELDGDLCPCGGRGCVERIASGPNIARRALEGGWRPGPDGDASAAAVAAAAAAGDPVARASFERAAQALAAGIAATATLVEIRIAVIGGGVVGAGEVLLAPLRRALRDYATLSFVRGLVVAPALTGTDAGLLGAAAAVSPGPRGEAAATTAG